In Setaria italica strain Yugu1 chromosome IX, Setaria_italica_v2.0, whole genome shotgun sequence, the genomic stretch CCTTGTTCTCATATGCATTGCGTGGATGTAGTCtgtttgttccttttttttctttaatccATGCTTGGAATGTGATGGGACATGGCGTTTAACTTGCCTTCATAAATTCCAGTGAGCTTAAAGTTATTGAGGATGTCAGAACGTTCTGAGAGTGCAACTGAAAAGATTATGAGCAGCATCATTGACACCATTGCTGACAATCTTCCTAAGCAGAAGTCTGGGCAATTTGGTCCAGGCTCGGTCTCTGACAAAGTGAAGAACAAGCTGTTTGGTCGTCAGAAGACCCTGCATGGAGCTCTGGGTGGTGGAAAACGTAAGCGATCTGCTTGTTGGTATGTTTAACTCTGATTGTGCGGACATGTCTGATGGTCTCTATTTGTGATTGTAGCTGCTGATTGCCTGTTATGGAGGAACAAGAAGATATCATCAAGCGTTCTGGCTGTTGCAACAGCTATCTGGGTTTTCTTCGAGTGGCTTGATTACCACTTCCTGACAATCGTTTCATTTGCCCTTGTTCTTGGAATGGTCGTCCAGTTTGTCTGGTCCAATTTCTCAAACATGCTAAGCGGGTATGGAATTTTGTAAAGCATCTGAATAGTATGTTCCTTGACATGATAATTTGAAACGTGTTTTGTACTTTTAGATCTCCTTCTCAAGTGCCCCGAGTTGAGTTGCCTGATGAGCTGTTTGTGAACATTGCTGTTGCAATTGGTGCGCAAATAAACAAGTTCCTGAGCTTCCTTCAAGATCTGTCTTGTGAAAGAAACTTGAAGCATTTTGTAGTGGTATGTGAAACTTTTCTGCATATCCATTCAAATAGCTATGATCAACACACATTATGATAGTATGATCAATTTCAGTCTTCCACATTTAAGCACTATTATTCTATCTGACCGTCCCAAACAGTCATTTTAATTGAGGTGCTATGTTTTCTTTCAGGCGATTGCTGGACTGTGGGCTGCTGCAGTGATTGGAAGTTGGTGCAATTTCCTGACAGTTATATATATTGGTAAGAAGGCTATAGCCTGTAACTTCCGTTCTTGTCAGCCACAATTTTACATTTTTGCCAGTCGGCAGTGAGAAAGAATACTCTATTCCTATTTTCTAAATGCAAGTATTTCAGCTAATGTAGTACTGACAAAGATATTGGATTACCTGGAACAGGATTTGTTTGTGCTCACACACTTCCAGTGCTCTACGAGAAGTATGAAGACCAAGTCGACAATTTCCTCT encodes the following:
- the LOC101777008 gene encoding reticulon-like protein B8, which gives rise to MTRAAAPPPGIANQFLLVGFLPPKPPTSLFHGTLLVLDSCSSRSERARRLTVASSSYPRCSFPVSLKLLRMSERSESATEKIMSSIIDTIADNLPKQKSGQFGPGSVSDKVKNKLFGRQKTLHGALGGGKPADCLLWRNKKISSSVLAVATAIWVFFEWLDYHFLTIVSFALVLGMVVQFVWSNFSNMLSGSPSQVPRVELPDELFVNIAVAIGAQINKFLSFLQDLSCERNLKHFVVAIAGLWAAAVIGSWCNFLTVIYIGFVCAHTLPVLYEKYEDQVDNFLYSLLGLLQDQYQKLDQGVLSKIPKGNLKAKKNE